In Myripristis murdjan chromosome 23, fMyrMur1.1, whole genome shotgun sequence, the DNA window TATTACTTTACATTTAGCTACCCAAAAGGTAGGTGCAGCATTCTAAGGGCCCAGCGACATACTCCAAATTTATCTGTAAAGAAAGTGTTTCAGTCTCATACTACATTCTTGAGAGACCTGTATGCATGTACTAACCAAGTGTAATCCTCAGAGCTGCTGATTCAGGCCAGCTCATGTCCTCACTGTGAATACAGACAACATCCTGCGGTGTTATACAATGTTTTCAGGatatctgacacacacaggtacatttATTTCTGATTATATCAGACAGCATAACAGGAAATATATTTACAAGCAGTGGCAAACATATGAGGAACAAGAAATTGGAAATCTGGCACAGGAAATAGACACTTCAAGACctttggaattttttttgtttgtgcagtttTGCCCAAATCTGAGGTACAGCTTTAAGAAGCAGATCTTGTGTTTTAGTgtcataatttatatttttcagaAAGATAATGGGGGAGCTTATGAGGTAGGGACTTATAAATTACACAATGTAATGTCCTCCAGATGCAGCACTGAGTCACTGAGTCAGAAATTTGGCACttgttttaaagtgaaatgcACTATGGTATACTAGGTGTTGCAGTACTTTGTTTTAGCCTTTTAGGCAGCTCATCAAACTGcagattttgctcattttaattCTAATTATTGTATCTGTTGCATATCCCAATAAACAAAAGCAATGTCATgtctttgaaagaaatgaattgTAAAGCTGAAATccatgttttcactgttttcccaGCATGTTCAGACTATAGCAAACATGTAACAACGTAGGGTGGCAATGACATTCTGGACTGTCCTGACCAGTCTCAGGGTGCCTGCGACATAGACTAAGACatatgataagataagatatggatttctgttctgttgtggtTGCTACTGATAGGCTAGTTCTACAAAGTAGCTTTTACTAACTGATGAAAATTGTTGCTATTTTAGTGCTATAGCTTTTTGCACTTACCCTGATGGAATGATGTAttgctgttctgtttttatcagGACTGTAGATACTTATTtgatgtgtttatatttttatctggCTGAAACCAAATTATTCCCCGTGGGATAATAATGAACACTGCAAAGAGTGTTGAGGGATTATACCTGCATGCAGTATGTAATGCCTCCTCTGATTACAGTGGTTGGATTTTGAAGGCTACACTACAAAGCTCCTACCATTTTACATCTGTGGTGATCCACTAGAGACTCCTTTATCATTTGGAAAGAAATGTACACAGTTATGCCTCTGTCTGTTTTGCTCTTAGTCTTTACTATCACTCTATTTGCCCTGGTTTTGCTCTTGTTTTGGACCCTCATTGGACCTGgttttgacttttgactttaCACCTGGCGTTGGAATGGACTTTGACTCGACTAAGGTGGTCTTGACGTACAGCTCTGGCAGAAACTCTCCACTTTGCACAGTTAGTCAAATGGGACTATTTGGCTACTCAGGCTTCTTAGCAGGAGAATGTAATTGGAATATATGAGAGATTTGGGACTCATCTTGTAGCTGTAGAGTTGCCAGGTCTGAAATTATCCCCACTATTTTCATGTAGACCACAGACAGAACATGCCAGAACACATTAAATCACAGCTTGACGTTGTTATGAAAGGACCAAATGACTATATAAAATTCATGCTTGATTGTTATATGCAGTCATGAATGGTGGTAGTAACATAATACTGTTTATGTTTGAACATGATCACAGCTGGGCTGATTTCTATAactgttttgcattttcagcATCCCAGCGCACTGAGCCATCCAGGGAGGCCCTTCCATCTCTATAGGATATACATTCATATCAATATGTCAGCTGTGTTGTAATTAGTATGAGAAAGCATGATTTGGAAATAGTTATTTCATAGTGAGTGATGGGTCTTCTGATTTCAGACCTGGCCCTCATCACTCAGCAACCCttggaaagagaggagaggtgagccAGACTCCCCAAGACTAATGGAACGGTTTAATTCCCAGGCTGATAAGTAGCACAGTCTAAAAAGCAAAATTGGGATGAAATCCATCCTTGCTAATGTTACGATTAGGTACTCAGAGTTAATGAAAAGCCTACATTCAGGAAAAACACAGGCACAACCTTTTAAAAGATTTACAGGAGTCCCGGTATCTCTCATTTGTAGCAGCACCACCTCATCGATGTGAATGTGAcattaattaaactgaaaaacaactggCCTGTTTTGCATGTGGCATAATGAGATTAATAGCCATGCCTGTAAGGAAAAATAGTGAATATGAGCAGCAGAAGAATCTGATAGATCACATAGCTGATCCCTCAAGCTTACTTACTCTTATTCTGTTTTCTACTGGCTGAGCCTGAGCGGAAAAGTTAATTTGTTGCACTTTtgtatttggtttatttttagttCACAAGTGAACCAGGGCTTGTAAACACAGGCTACATGGACTCATATGTAGCTTGTTTACTGGACAGAGTCCTGCTCCCTTTAACTTTAGCTTTGCATGATGGACATGtctctgctcttcttctctggaGTTCACACCAGTTAAAAAGCCCATGGGGGTGATTCTATTAAAggatgttagctggggggaagtccacctcagtggctgggggttagcatttggagaatccagccagtatccagcatgtccttagggttagggttagctctccttctgtttatgtgtttagaactacaaatgtaaaagctttcatgaacttgGTATAGATTGAATCATTATTGTGTAATATCAGTGGGTGATAGAAAGTAGCAAAATGGACCTTTATATAGAAGTATGTTACTTTAAAGACCTGCAAAAGAGAAGCACTTTATACCAGAAACTTGTTGAATGCCTGCCAGCAATaatatctgtgtatctgtgggtgcgtgtgtgtgtgtgtgtgtgtgtgtgtgtgtgtgtgtgtgtgtgtgtgtgtgtgtgtgtgtgtatgtgtgtgactgaacaGGTGATATGAACCAGCTGAAGGAGGAATATCGTTCACTGAAAGATGAGTGTCAGTCGCTGACGAATGACAACAAACACCTGAGCAGCAAActagagcagctgcagcagcaacaagccAGGTGAGTGGTTGAGCTACATGCCAATCAATCAGCCTTCCAACCAGAAATTTCCTGGAATTTCCACACACTGCCTTTGTGCACTATTCATTGTTGGACAAAGGTTGCGGACGGATATCTTCACCAGGTCTTGGATTTTTGTTTCATACCTGAAGTACAAACTTTGCACACTCATCACAACTAATAGCCATAGTTTTTTCTCACCATCAATTTCCAGATTTTACAATGAATCACAATGTTGGTAAAATTATCCCtcaatgaaaactgaaactcCTCATTTTTTAGTGTTACTAATGATGTTAATAATGTTCCATTCCATTTCCATGTGGCAGAGTCTTTCctgtgagccagcatgaacaataaGCAGGGCCCTGACTCTGTTGGAGCGAAATGGAGaggaaccttaattaatgtcagtagtaacacctgtgtttacctgctattcatgtctAAATGGCTGCCATGAACACGGTATATTGCTGCTTTGTCATGAACTACAAATTTTGTTGTGTCTTTAATTATTGCACAATGCTGTCATCCATGTACATGAATTTTTCATGTAGTTGgacaataattacacaaatacaGTCTCACCATAATTATGCATCATAATTCATTCTCCTTTTTCACAAATTTATATTTGCACACTCTCCCAatgatttcattatttatttcttaactACTTTGAGATGttgttgctgaaaaaaaaagctgagacaAATAATAGCCTGCTCACTTTGAGTTATGGCTGAACTGGCCTGTTCCGTCCCAGTCCCTTTCCCTGAATAAATGATGCTGAGAGTGAATCTGTAATGAGTTAAGTGCTGCACTGCGGGTTACAACaccagagaaagaaaacaaagcgtgcacatgcattcacacaatctttcaaattgtcttttttttttttttaacatttgctcGCGATCTAATGTGTCCTCTTGGGGAGCAGCTGTGACGACGATGTGTACCTGGCTGTGAGAGTGGAATCAGAGGCAGAGAATGAAGATGAGCCGGAGGAGGACGACCCGGTAAAGTCTTATGGTTACATCACCCTGTCCCAGTCGCAGCCTGAGCAGCAGGGCAGGGACCCGGTTGATGGCTCCATCCAAAAAAACGTCTCCAGCGACGGCATCGGCTCTGAGCTCAGTTCCCTGAAGGTTCAACTCAGACAAGCGGAAGAGAAGGCGCTGCAAGTACAGAGAGAGGTAAAACTCCCCTCACTTTCAAAAATGAGTTGATGTGGAGCTTACTATCACCataattttgcaaatcatgatGTATCAGATAAAAGCTGAATGAAGCAGTGAAATTTGATGACATTTCCttagtaatattttttttcactttcaccttTCAACCACcaacatttttgtacatttgccaaaacaaacaaacaaacaaacaaacaaacaaacaaaaaaaaacaaacaacgaGGTTGGTTTGGCAAAATTGGACCAatgaatagtttaatttcattgcACAACAGCTGGCTTTGCACCTcctaaaatgtctaaaatatctgtaaaatatgTGTCTACCATAATTTCCAGAGATGTTAGATGTGTTTCTTCTCCCACGTTTCCATATTTCTCATGGTTATATGATAATGATTGTTACATTATGGTTTGTGTTGTTTATAAGATGTTTACATTTCCACTGTGGATGTACGACCATTGGTAggtgctttaaaaaataaactcattTGTGCTGTTTCTGACATGTTTAAGTCTCCATAGTGGTTATATGGCCatttttgcaacattttaaaagtgtaCATGAATTTTGCTTGACATTTGGATGGACGTGTAGCTataatctctctctgtcaactCTGTCTGTCAATTCCCACATCAGTGTGAGGGACTGAAGGGGGAGCTGGCAGAGCTACAGCAGCTGTATGACAGTAGCCAGCAGGAGAGAGTGGCGCTGGAGAGAGAACTGCAAAGCTGCAAGGCGGAGCTAGAGCGGCTGGTGGGCAGGAAGTCACAggtgagaggtcaaaggtcatgatCCAGCAGTGGGTTCCTGCTCCACAGTCTGCTGTATGTTCAGTCTGGGTCTTAtctttgtatctttttttttattatccttttttttttttttttttgacaaggtTTTCATTGTACATACAGTGGTGCACATGTAAATCAGTCTTGAgcaatatgtttgtgttttttgactgaCCAGCTGACCAGACGGTATGGTTAGCATGCTAATTAACAAATACTGACATTATTGGACCAAAAAAGCCATcatttttctcttatttatCATAATTTTGAAGACTTCCAAATTAATAATTGGATAAAAGTAATTAATGACATTTCCACAGTTGTTTGTGTaagaaaaaaagctaaaaattcTTTGGAACCTTAACTAGATTGATGtagtttcaaaaacaaaatgcaaagtgtTTATCACCCATGATGAGCTGTCACACACAAGTGGAGTTGTAATGATTCTCCTCTTAGTTTCCTCCTgaatagttttgttgttgtctttgaaCAAAGATAACAGCTAAAGACCAAAAGGTAAAGATAACAAAAAGAGAATTAATAAAAGAAATGGATCTAGCTAACTGCGTATTTTTATTGGCTCAGCAGCAAACTAGAACAGCAAGCTAGCAAGTCATTAATTTATCGGCCAAGGCCAGTCACAGAACAGCCAGCTATGAATTTAATGTACACCGCAGTGTTAGCTTTTTGTTAGTAAAATAATATCTGGGTTTGACAGGagcagcagaattcagtggatccAGTTTCATTTAAGAGAGAAACATGCAGGTAAAACTGTCCAAGTTTTAAAGACCAGCTTAGAGCTAAATTAAACTTTGGTAAAGTGTTGGGTACCCaatcctggtacccattttttatGTAATCACAATTATTTGTGAGAGCACTACCTGACTGTTTCTTtctggtgcaaggttactataCTGTGCAGAAGTTTGCTACAGATGCGATcagccggatctactttcccattcaaatcagaaaataacaagaaaagagccatTCAGAAAGAAATGCACTATAGATCCTTGTGTCAGTGGAAACTGCTGTTGTTCAGAACTTACAATATGGCCGCTAGGGGTGCATTACATGACATCAAATCCACCTCAGTGTTCATCAACCAAGAACACTGAGTATGTATCGGGTAGTtacaggcagagaggcagaaagtAGGGCAAggagtaaaacattttgaatggaAAGCAGCTTAGGAGTCAACAAGTAATCGTATAGTGAAGGGGCAAGGTAGGCCTAGGAAGGAATCTAAAATTTCAAGGTAAGTGCAAGGACATATTCACATGCATATAGTCCTATGATACACCACTAACACATACACTGCTACTTGAATGACAATATACTACAAATCCATTTTCTCTCCACCAtgaagtctgtctgtctgtactgtgtgcatgtgggtcAATAACAGCTTGGTCAAAGCACTCTCTGGATGCCTCATTGGTCGTCTTGCTTACCGGTTGTGACAGCCACATTTTTTGGCTCTGTTGATGTAGCCGGTTACTAAGCGTTTGTTGTGAGCTGTTCTGAGCCTGGCTTCTTCCCAACATGTGTTGCAACAGGGCACTTTGTTATCGTCAAGCAGTCAtctgtctgttctgtttctACTCAAATTAGCGCTTCCTCTTCCTTGCTGAGGCCATTACCACAGAAAGTGCTGAACAAGAGCTTTATTCCAAATTGTCCAACTGAAAAGATAAGAAACATAGCAATGCTTAGAGACATGCAGGGTCCATCTATTTGGCTGAACATCACAAAGACATCCAAACGAAAGGATTTGGATTCTGTTGGCCCTGCCTCACTACTCTCTATCATGTCATTCACTTTTGTCCTTGTCCTCCATAGCAGTAATTTACCTTGTGGTTAAAAAACCGCAACCTAATACCCACAACCTGTAACCCACATTGCAGTGCTGCCGACAACACCCAGGGGTTCCCGCCGTTCGGGATGCATTCGATTGGAAAGGCAGCACTTCAAAGTGTAGGCAGAGATCTTTAAATGACAAGATGTGACTTTCAGTATGGATCTGGAGCGGTCATGAACTGCTTTTAAAGCTCTCCATCTTGTCTTTAACCATCTTTGATGCAGTTCTCTAATTGCTTGCTCTTTCtgtttcctcccttccttccatGGTCATGTTCTGTTGTAATCTAATCGCCATCATCTTTGTTGCACATGAAACTAATGCAATGGATTATATCAAATTCACTACAAATTTGATGGTTTTTGATGCCTTACCTGCCTCATGTCaatctgtcttttctctttctattCTTCCTatctttgtttcatgtttgatTTAACCATGGATGGATCTATTTTCTCCCCATCCCTGAT includes these proteins:
- the LOC115355525 gene encoding sarcolemmal membrane-associated protein-like, whose translation is MDSLEEEKESELGEVQEELRSAQEEVLVLQQAAEEAAAERENDIASLQEELCRLRAELQRLHATAQEYELEITTLKAEISMKSQRRDTDTEGDMNQLKEEYRSLKDECQSLTNDNKHLSSKLEQLQQQQASCDDDVYLAVRVESEAENEDEPEEDDPVKSYGYITLSQSQPEQQGRDPVDGSIQKNVSSDGIGSELSSLKVQLRQAEEKALQVQRECEGLKGELAELQQLYDSSQQERVALERELQSCKAELERLVGRKSQESDAEGWNLVAAVAMAAIVVLVVPSLIRA